A region from the Melioribacter roseus P3M-2 genome encodes:
- a CDS encoding M14 family zinc carboxypeptidase, which produces MLTKETLELLLNNYSIYKIDDINADYINPADFYNVLNRLVADDSVELAGISIGGKKIFKIKRGQGKTKILIWTQMHGDEPTATAALLDLLNFLNRQDDINNLKKKIKENLTISIIPMLNPDGAELFTRENLIGIDINRDALRLQSPEAKILMNEFENFKPDFAFNMHDQNRYYTIENSDKLPAVSFLAPPFDFNCSLNPGRIKSMKLIAELNRLLSFLNAGLTARYKDDHEPRSFGDYFAGRGASVILIESGNTLGPEGKEMIRKLNFLLLLAAFDAIADNSYMNYDEKFYYNIPENKERMYDLILRNLLIEKNNHTYTVDIGIKRTKKFDINKKRFYYISSIEEIGDLSTYYAWENYNLDGFSLEPLKYYTYKNAATPSNTAIAELLRNGYGFIVGELPSDHSAYTELPVNIAKSYKSQGEPAIGEPANFRLSNEENEYYILINGFIVSGNDLNCLPDLSDKIKNALVYD; this is translated from the coding sequence ATGTTAACTAAAGAAACATTAGAATTATTACTCAATAATTACTCCATTTATAAGATTGACGATATAAATGCCGATTATATAAATCCGGCTGACTTCTATAATGTACTGAACAGACTCGTCGCAGACGACTCGGTAGAATTAGCGGGAATTTCTATTGGGGGCAAGAAAATTTTTAAGATTAAGCGCGGACAAGGCAAAACTAAAATTTTAATTTGGACGCAAATGCACGGCGACGAGCCTACGGCGACTGCGGCTCTTCTCGACCTGCTTAATTTTCTCAACCGTCAAGACGACATTAATAATTTGAAAAAGAAAATAAAGGAAAATCTTACAATATCGATTATTCCCATGCTCAACCCGGACGGCGCCGAATTGTTCACGCGGGAAAATTTAATCGGTATTGACATCAACCGTGACGCTTTACGACTCCAGTCGCCCGAAGCAAAAATTCTGATGAACGAATTTGAAAATTTCAAACCCGATTTCGCATTCAACATGCACGACCAAAATCGTTACTATACAATCGAAAACAGCGATAAACTGCCGGCTGTTTCGTTCCTTGCGCCGCCGTTCGACTTTAACTGCTCTTTGAATCCCGGAAGAATAAAAAGTATGAAACTTATAGCAGAACTTAACCGACTGCTATCATTCTTGAATGCAGGCTTGACCGCAAGGTACAAAGACGATCACGAGCCGAGATCATTCGGCGATTATTTTGCGGGCAGGGGCGCAAGCGTTATTCTTATCGAATCGGGAAACACGCTCGGGCCGGAAGGTAAAGAAATGATACGCAAGTTGAATTTTCTGCTCCTGCTTGCGGCCTTCGATGCAATTGCAGATAATTCGTATATGAATTATGACGAAAAATTTTATTATAATATTCCCGAAAACAAAGAAAGAATGTACGACCTCATTCTTCGAAACCTGCTCATTGAAAAAAATAATCATACCTACACCGTCGATATCGGAATTAAAAGGACAAAGAAATTCGACATTAATAAAAAAAGATTCTATTACATAAGCAGCATAGAAGAAATCGGAGACCTTTCCACATACTATGCCTGGGAAAATTATAATCTCGATGGATTTTCATTAGAACCGTTAAAGTATTACACTTATAAAAACGCTGCAACTCCGTCAAATACCGCTATAGCAGAATTACTTAGAAACGGTTACGGCTTTATCGTCGGCGAACTACCGTCGGATCATTCGGCATATACGGAGTTGCCTGTCAATATTGCGAAGTCATATAAATCGCAAGGCGAGCCAGCGATAGGCGAACCTGCAAATTTTAGGCTGTCGAATGAAGAAAATGAATATTATATTCTTATTAACGGTTTTATAGTATCCGGCAACGATTTAAATTGCTTACCGGATTTGTCGGACAAAATCAAGAATGCTCTTGTTTATGATTAG
- a CDS encoding sigma-70 family RNA polymerase sigma factor: protein MTKENNITTNKDVYKDFEREAIPHMNALYNFALRLTGDPDEADDLLQETYLKAFRFFDKFEKGTNCKAWLYRIMKNSFINDYRKVTKEPAKVDYEDVQNFYETIKAEEITFNHYQSDAFSNLLDDDITGAISNLPEDFRTVIILSDIEGFSYEEIADFVDIPVGTVRSRLHRARKMLYSKLFDYAKSKGFLKKAGKKK from the coding sequence ATGACCAAAGAAAATAACATAACGACAAATAAAGACGTCTACAAAGATTTCGAGCGGGAAGCAATTCCTCATATGAACGCTCTATACAATTTTGCGTTGAGATTGACGGGCGACCCGGACGAGGCGGACGATTTGCTTCAGGAAACTTACCTTAAAGCATTCAGATTTTTCGATAAATTTGAAAAAGGCACAAATTGCAAAGCCTGGCTATACCGCATAATGAAGAATTCGTTTATTAACGACTACCGTAAAGTAACCAAAGAGCCCGCAAAAGTCGATTACGAAGACGTACAAAATTTTTACGAGACAATAAAAGCCGAGGAAATTACATTCAATCATTATCAATCCGATGCCTTCAGCAATCTTCTGGACGACGACATTACCGGAGCGATTTCCAATTTGCCGGAGGATTTCAGAACGGTAATAATACTAAGCGATATCGAGGGATTTTCTTACGAAGAGATTGCCGATTTTGTCGATATTCCGGTTGGCACAGTCCGCTCGAGACTTCACAGAGCCAGGAAGATGCTCTATTCAAAGCTATTCGATTATGCCAAATCAAAAGGTTTCCTAAAAAAAGCTGGTAAAAAAAAGTAA
- a CDS encoding universal stress protein encodes MKNVKNIIMPTDFSRLSLSAFELVKQISELINAEIHIIHVAETNPPIISMKSYNIDENDLKSKYMEQTREELEKIADELRDETDSRIKSVLLTGLDFEEIVKYAAELHKPGEAESLIVIATHGRTGLMHTLMGSVAEKVIRYAKCPVLVVPHSSD; translated from the coding sequence ATGAAAAACGTAAAAAATATTATAATGCCGACAGATTTCAGCAGATTGTCTCTCTCTGCTTTCGAGCTCGTCAAGCAAATATCGGAACTGATCAATGCTGAAATTCACATAATCCATGTGGCAGAGACGAATCCGCCGATAATTTCAATGAAATCATATAATATTGACGAGAACGATTTGAAATCAAAATATATGGAACAAACCCGGGAAGAGCTTGAAAAGATAGCCGACGAATTACGGGACGAGACCGACAGCAGGATAAAATCGGTTCTTTTGACGGGTCTTGATTTTGAAGAAATAGTAAAATATGCGGCGGAGTTACACAAACCAGGAGAGGCGGAATCGTTAATCGTAATTGCAACGCACGGCAGAACCGGCTTAATGCATACATTGATGGGAAGCGTGGCGGAAAAAGTAATCCGCTATGCAAAATGTCCTGTGTTGGTCGTTCCTCACTCTTCGGATTGA
- the rpsU gene encoding 30S ribosomal protein S21, whose translation MVGIIVQENENIDKALKRFKKKYERSGILKEYKKRTFYVKPSIEKRMDMIKAKRRASREQALRERKA comes from the coding sequence GTGGTAGGCATCATAGTCCAGGAAAACGAAAACATCGACAAGGCTTTAAAACGTTTCAAGAAAAAATACGAACGTTCCGGTATCCTTAAAGAATACAAAAAGAGAACGTTTTACGTTAAGCCGTCGATTGAAAAAAGGATGGACATGATCAAGGCCAAGCGAAGAGCTTCGCGCGAGCAAGCTCTCCGAGAAAGAAAGGCTTGA
- a CDS encoding LOG family protein produces MGKSKRPVKAYKNAEFLNSAEARTIRILSEYYEPKSRFEKNKIIDTIVFFGSARIISRKDALKLVNEAKKQNTPAGKRKFEKAVKLLEMSKYYEDAVELSKKLTLWSKKLDGNGNRFIICTGGGPGIMEAANKGAYMAGGHSIGLNISIPYEQFVNKYVDHKLAFEFHYFFMRKLWFMYLAKALIVFPGGFGTMDELMEVLTLVQTKKVTKKMKIIIYDEAYWKEIINFDALIDHGTISKEDMKLFDFCNTVDEAFDKITTHFKKHFLNQKGSLIENNGKK; encoded by the coding sequence ATGGGCAAATCCAAAAGACCAGTCAAAGCTTATAAAAACGCTGAATTCTTAAATTCTGCCGAAGCTCGTACAATCCGTATTCTGTCGGAGTATTACGAGCCGAAATCGAGATTCGAAAAAAATAAAATTATCGATACAATCGTTTTCTTCGGCTCGGCTCGAATTATATCAAGAAAAGACGCGTTAAAACTTGTCAACGAAGCAAAAAAACAAAACACGCCTGCCGGTAAAAGAAAATTCGAGAAAGCCGTTAAACTTCTTGAAATGTCGAAATACTATGAAGACGCGGTTGAACTTTCGAAAAAATTGACGCTCTGGTCGAAGAAGCTCGACGGCAACGGCAACAGGTTTATTATTTGCACCGGCGGCGGTCCCGGTATTATGGAAGCGGCAAATAAAGGCGCCTATATGGCGGGAGGCCATTCTATCGGATTAAACATCAGTATCCCTTACGAACAATTCGTTAATAAATATGTCGACCATAAACTTGCTTTTGAATTTCATTACTTCTTCATGAGAAAGCTCTGGTTTATGTACCTGGCTAAAGCGCTCATTGTATTCCCCGGCGGCTTCGGCACAATGGACGAGTTGATGGAGGTATTGACGCTTGTACAGACAAAGAAAGTAACGAAGAAAATGAAGATCATTATTTACGACGAAGCATATTGGAAAGAAATTATCAATTTCGACGCGTTGATCGATCATGGCACGATAAGTAAAGAAGATATGAAACTATTTGATTTTTGTAATACGGTCGATGAAGCCTTCGATAAGATTACGACTCATTTCAAGAAACATTTTCTGAATCAAAAGGGAAGTTTAATCGAAAATAACGGAAAAAAATAA
- the secG gene encoding preprotein translocase subunit SecG has product MYSILVTIALIISFLLIVIVLMQSSKGGGLAGTFGGTGQFGTMFGSRRTADFLSKSTWWLAGALIVLAILINLFFLPGKSAVTERESVIQGSGQQSVPATPVLPQQSTEQPNQ; this is encoded by the coding sequence ATGTACAGTATTTTAGTTACAATAGCGCTAATCATATCCTTCTTGTTGATTGTCATAGTTTTGATGCAGTCGAGCAAAGGAGGGGGACTTGCCGGAACATTCGGCGGAACCGGGCAATTCGGTACTATGTTCGGTTCGAGAAGAACGGCTGATTTTTTGAGCAAATCTACATGGTGGCTGGCAGGAGCATTAATTGTGCTGGCTATACTAATCAACCTGTTTTTCCTCCCGGGGAAATCTGCCGTCACGGAACGAGAAAGCGTAATACAAGGCAGCGGCCAGCAATCAGTGCCGGCTACGCCAGTTTTGCCTCAACAATCGACAGAACAGCCGAATCAATGA
- a CDS encoding M48 family metalloprotease codes for MKKKIFLYVIIIATACSTGINLFTDSDEVALGKKFDEEIRKNSEEYPIYDKNPELKNYIEKNIFNEILNSPEVKKRTVYNYKMEIIDNDSVLNAFAVPGGYIYIYTGLLKYLDSEAALAGVIGHEIAHVERRHATQRITAAYGISFVMSVVLGNNPTQLAELAANMFTGLALLANSRSNEDESDQYSILYLKTTRFYPGSVKFFFEKLRDDGKISTADAGIATFLSTHPDPLDRIENTEKRISEMGYNVLTYKDTSAPGIFYKEYQRFVKSKMQ; via the coding sequence ATGAAGAAAAAAATATTTTTATACGTGATAATTATTGCGACGGCTTGTTCCACCGGTATAAATTTATTTACCGACAGCGACGAGGTGGCGCTCGGTAAAAAATTCGACGAGGAAATACGCAAGAATTCGGAAGAGTACCCTATTTACGATAAAAATCCCGAATTGAAAAATTATATCGAAAAAAACATTTTCAACGAAATATTAAATTCGCCGGAAGTAAAAAAAAGAACGGTATATAACTACAAGATGGAAATTATCGACAACGATTCGGTATTGAATGCATTTGCAGTGCCGGGAGGTTACATCTATATTTATACGGGATTGCTTAAATATCTCGACTCGGAAGCGGCGCTTGCCGGCGTAATCGGGCATGAGATAGCTCACGTAGAAAGACGACACGCAACGCAACGTATTACTGCGGCATACGGCATTTCCTTTGTGATGAGTGTTGTTCTGGGAAATAATCCTACGCAACTTGCCGAGCTCGCCGCCAATATGTTCACAGGTTTGGCGCTGCTCGCAAACAGTCGTTCAAACGAAGACGAGAGCGACCAGTATTCGATTTTGTATTTAAAGACAACTCGATTTTATCCAGGAAGCGTTAAATTCTTTTTCGAGAAGTTACGAGACGACGGCAAGATATCAACTGCCGATGCAGGCATTGCCACGTTTTTGTCGACTCACCCCGATCCTTTGGACAGGATTGAAAATACCGAAAAAAGAATTTCTGAAATGGGCTATAATGTATTGACGTATAAAGACACATCCGCACCGGGTATTTTTTATAAGGAGTACCAGAGGTTCGTTAAATCGAAAATGCAATAA
- a CDS encoding FecCD family ABC transporter permease: MDRIKRLTPSLYIIKITSLLFVLFGAMLFSMSVGSADFGIKSLINILTGGEKNELLSRIVFDIRLPRILYALAIGGGLSISGAVFQSILMNPLAEPYILGISSGGTFGAVLSFTLGLTFAGTQVLSFSGALLVMIIVFMLGKRYGEIEPNTLLLSGVMVGAFFSALILLMMSTLNDSLRTAVFWLIGNISMAPKEHVYPVLFASLLISIFLAGLSNKFNILSMGSYTAKQLGVNTELLKTIAYLLTSFLVGSLVSVSGIIGFVGLLIPHVCRLIFGNDNRIVFPASFIVGAVFLILCDTIARSVIAPAELPVGAITSLIGAPVFIYLLKRRRSSEVI, from the coding sequence ATGGACAGAATTAAAAGACTGACGCCGTCTCTTTATATAATCAAAATTACGTCTTTGTTGTTCGTTCTGTTTGGGGCAATGTTATTTTCTATGTCGGTCGGCAGCGCCGATTTCGGAATTAAAAGCCTGATAAATATTTTAACGGGAGGCGAAAAGAACGAATTGTTATCGCGTATTGTCTTCGATATCAGATTGCCAAGAATATTATATGCGTTGGCAATTGGCGGAGGGTTGTCGATATCGGGGGCGGTTTTCCAATCGATACTCATGAATCCGCTGGCTGAGCCGTACATACTCGGTATTTCGAGCGGCGGTACGTTCGGAGCCGTTCTTTCATTTACGCTGGGATTAACTTTTGCCGGCACTCAAGTTCTCTCATTTTCAGGCGCTCTGCTTGTTATGATAATAGTTTTTATGCTCGGGAAAAGATACGGCGAAATCGAGCCGAATACACTGTTGCTTTCGGGAGTTATGGTAGGCGCATTTTTTTCCGCATTAATTTTGTTGATGATGAGTACGCTTAACGATTCCTTGAGGACTGCTGTTTTCTGGCTTATTGGCAATATCTCGATGGCTCCCAAAGAACATGTATACCCGGTGCTCTTTGCATCATTATTGATTTCCATATTTCTGGCTGGACTCTCGAATAAGTTTAACATCCTAAGTATGGGCTCTTATACAGCCAAACAATTGGGAGTAAATACCGAATTACTGAAGACAATTGCCTATTTATTGACAAGTTTTCTTGTCGGCTCGCTTGTTTCGGTCAGTGGAATTATCGGTTTTGTCGGGCTGCTGATTCCTCACGTATGCCGTCTGATTTTTGGCAACGACAATCGGATTGTTTTTCCGGCGTCGTTCATTGTGGGCGCTGTTTTCTTAATATTATGCGATACGATCGCTCGTTCGGTCATCGCCCCTGCGGAATTGCCGGTTGGAGCCATTACATCTCTCATAGGAGCGCCCGTTTTTATTTATTTATTAAAAAGAAGAAGATCCTCAGAGGTAATATGA
- the obgE gene encoding GTPase ObgE: protein MFIDYAKIYVKAGKGGDGAVAFRREKYVPKGGPAGGNGGKGGDVIFVADSNLGTLLDFKYNRKYMAEDGQPGGNSLKDGRNGKDIIIKVPVGTIIKDEESGKVLCDLNENGKQYVAAKGGKGGKGNSNFATPTNQTPRYAEKGKPGEEKNIILELKLIADVGLVGFPNAGKSTLISTVSAARPKIADYPFTTLEPNLGIVRYKEYDSFTIADIPGIIEGAHEGKGLGLKFLRHIERTKILLIMVEAISEDYQRDFNILLNELNNYSKILAGKKKIFGISKADLLTHDQIEKVKSLTLNNHNEKIIVFSAVSGYGMDELLDTLWTELKD from the coding sequence ATGTTTATCGATTATGCAAAAATTTATGTCAAAGCCGGGAAAGGCGGAGACGGAGCGGTTGCTTTCAGAAGAGAAAAATACGTTCCCAAAGGCGGTCCCGCAGGGGGCAACGGAGGCAAAGGCGGCGATGTTATATTTGTCGCCGATTCCAATTTAGGCACGTTGCTCGATTTTAAGTACAATAGAAAGTATATGGCGGAAGACGGTCAACCCGGCGGAAATTCTTTGAAAGACGGGCGCAACGGAAAGGACATTATAATTAAAGTTCCCGTAGGCACAATTATAAAAGATGAAGAGTCCGGCAAAGTCCTGTGCGATTTGAATGAGAACGGGAAACAATACGTTGCCGCCAAGGGCGGAAAAGGCGGAAAGGGAAACAGCAATTTTGCAACTCCAACCAACCAGACTCCGCGTTACGCCGAAAAAGGAAAACCCGGCGAAGAAAAGAACATAATTCTCGAGTTAAAATTGATTGCGGATGTGGGGCTCGTCGGTTTCCCTAACGCGGGTAAATCAACTTTGATTTCAACGGTTTCTGCCGCGCGACCCAAAATTGCCGATTATCCGTTCACCACTCTCGAACCCAACCTGGGAATAGTTCGTTATAAAGAATACGACAGTTTTACAATTGCCGATATACCCGGCATTATCGAAGGAGCTCATGAAGGGAAAGGTTTGGGATTGAAATTTCTGAGGCATATAGAAAGGACGAAAATATTATTAATCATGGTAGAAGCAATTTCGGAAGATTACCAACGCGATTTTAATATTCTTCTAAATGAATTAAATAACTATTCGAAAATCCTGGCAGGCAAGAAAAAAATATTCGGAATATCGAAAGCGGATTTGCTGACGCATGACCAAATAGAAAAAGTAAAGTCTTTGACGTTGAATAACCACAATGAAAAGATTATCGTTTTTTCCGCTGTCAGCGGCTACGGCATGGATGAATTGCTGGATACATTATGGACAGAATTAAAAGACTGA
- a CDS encoding succinate dehydrogenase/fumarate reductase iron-sulfur subunit, protein MEEKKLNLTLKIWRQPAPDAAGSFQEYKISVSPDTSFLEMLDELNNELESKNLDPIAFESDCREGICGTCGLVINGHPHGPLPKIATCQLHMRNFKDGDTIWVEPFRAKAFPVIKDLMVDRSAFDRIMEAGGFISVNTGSVPDGNTIPIPKDIASEAMDSASCIGCGACVAACKNASAMLFVSAKVSQFALLPQGQPERYRRVQAMVKKMDELGFGACSNTYACEAECPKGISIKNIARMNREFIAAKVKTEEVDA, encoded by the coding sequence ATGGAAGAAAAAAAATTAAATCTTACTTTGAAAATCTGGAGACAACCGGCGCCCGATGCCGCCGGAAGCTTTCAGGAGTATAAAATATCCGTTTCGCCGGATACTTCTTTTCTCGAAATGCTCGACGAATTGAACAATGAGCTTGAAAGCAAGAATCTCGACCCGATCGCTTTCGAAAGCGACTGTCGCGAAGGTATTTGCGGCACATGCGGATTGGTAATTAACGGTCACCCTCACGGACCGCTTCCCAAAATTGCCACGTGTCAGCTGCATATGAGAAATTTCAAAGACGGAGACACTATTTGGGTAGAACCTTTCCGGGCAAAAGCATTCCCCGTAATAAAAGACCTGATGGTTGACAGGTCGGCTTTCGACAGAATAATGGAAGCTGGAGGATTTATTTCGGTCAATACAGGCAGCGTGCCCGACGGTAATACGATCCCTATTCCGAAAGATATAGCTTCGGAAGCTATGGACTCGGCTTCGTGTATCGGTTGCGGCGCGTGCGTGGCTGCATGTAAAAACGCCTCGGCAATGCTGTTCGTAAGCGCGAAAGTTTCGCAGTTCGCATTGCTTCCTCAGGGGCAACCGGAAAGATACAGAAGAGTGCAGGCGATGGTTAAAAAAATGGATGAACTCGGATTCGGCGCCTGCTCCAATACCTATGCATGCGAAGCGGAATGTCCGAAAGGAATTTCCATAAAGAATATTGCCAGAATGAATAGGGAATTTATAGCGGCTAAAGTTAAGACCGAAGAGGTCGACGCTTAA
- a CDS encoding fumarate reductase/succinate dehydrogenase flavoprotein subunit, whose product MVKLDSKVPAGPIEEKWTNHIFNMKLVSPANKRKFDIIVVGTGLAGASAAATLGELGYNVKAFTFHDSARRAHSIAAQGGINAAKNYQNDGDSVFRLFYDTIKGGDFRSREANVYRLAEVSGNIIDQCVAQGVPFAREYGGALANRSFGGALVSRTFYAKGQTGQQLLLGAYSAMNRQINLGKVKLYSRREMLDLVVVDGVARGIVVRNLITGEIEKYSAHAVVLATGGYSNVFFLSTNAMNSNATAIWRAHKKGAAFANPCFTQIHPTCLPVHGEGQSKLTLMSESLRNDGRIWVSKIKGDKRHPNDIPEEERDYYLERKYPSYGNLSPRDISSRSAKEVVDEGRGAQGQEAVYLDFRDAIKRLGKKVIEERYGNLFEIYQTITGENPYEVPMKIYPAPHYTMGGLWVDYNLMSTIPGLFVAGEANFSDHGANRLGASALMQGLADGYFVLPYTIGNYLASEKPELVKTSHPEFDKTEENIKNMINQLLSIKGKRTVDSIHKELGRIMWNKVGMSRNEKGLKEAIEEIKTLREEFWKNVNVVGKNEDVNQCLERAGRVADYLELGELMARDALNRNESCGAHFREEYQTEEGEALRNDEEYAYVAAWVFKELGDWELVKEPLEFENIQLATRSYK is encoded by the coding sequence ATGGTAAAATTAGATTCAAAAGTTCCGGCTGGTCCTATCGAAGAAAAATGGACTAATCATATATTCAACATGAAATTGGTAAGCCCTGCCAATAAACGTAAATTTGACATTATTGTTGTTGGAACAGGATTGGCAGGCGCGTCGGCTGCCGCTACTCTGGGCGAATTGGGATACAATGTTAAAGCGTTTACATTTCACGACAGCGCCAGAAGAGCGCACAGTATTGCCGCTCAAGGCGGAATTAACGCCGCAAAGAATTATCAAAACGACGGCGACTCGGTATTCCGCCTCTTTTACGATACGATCAAAGGCGGCGACTTTCGTTCTCGGGAAGCGAATGTATACCGGCTTGCGGAAGTCAGCGGCAACATTATCGACCAATGCGTTGCGCAGGGAGTTCCGTTTGCGCGCGAATACGGAGGCGCTCTCGCAAACAGGTCATTCGGCGGCGCTCTGGTTTCAAGAACTTTTTACGCCAAAGGACAAACCGGACAGCAATTGCTGCTCGGCGCTTATTCCGCAATGAACCGCCAAATCAACCTGGGTAAAGTTAAACTCTATTCGCGCAGAGAAATGCTCGATCTGGTCGTAGTCGATGGAGTGGCGAGAGGCATAGTTGTAAGAAATTTGATTACCGGCGAAATCGAAAAGTACTCGGCTCATGCGGTTGTTTTGGCTACCGGCGGCTATTCTAATGTATTCTTTTTGTCCACAAACGCAATGAACAGCAATGCGACGGCAATCTGGCGCGCTCATAAAAAAGGCGCCGCGTTTGCAAATCCGTGTTTCACTCAGATTCACCCCACATGTCTGCCCGTTCACGGCGAAGGTCAGTCGAAACTGACGCTGATGAGCGAAAGCTTGCGTAACGACGGCAGGATATGGGTCTCCAAAATAAAAGGAGATAAAAGACATCCGAACGACATTCCCGAAGAAGAACGCGATTACTACCTCGAACGAAAATATCCTTCATACGGAAATCTCAGTCCGCGCGATATTTCGTCGCGTTCCGCAAAAGAAGTAGTCGACGAAGGAAGAGGCGCTCAGGGTCAGGAAGCGGTTTATCTCGATTTCAGGGACGCTATTAAACGACTCGGTAAAAAAGTAATCGAAGAACGTTACGGCAATCTGTTCGAAATCTATCAAACCATAACGGGCGAAAACCCGTACGAAGTTCCGATGAAGATTTATCCTGCGCCTCACTATACAATGGGAGGACTCTGGGTCGATTACAATCTGATGAGCACGATTCCGGGATTGTTTGTTGCGGGCGAAGCCAATTTTTCAGACCACGGCGCCAACCGGCTCGGTGCAAGCGCATTGATGCAGGGACTCGCCGACGGCTATTTCGTTCTGCCGTATACTATCGGAAATTATCTCGCTTCCGAAAAACCCGAATTGGTAAAAACTTCTCATCCGGAATTCGACAAAACGGAAGAAAACATTAAGAATATGATCAATCAGCTGCTTTCGATAAAAGGCAAGAGAACTGTCGACAGTATTCATAAAGAACTCGGCAGAATTATGTGGAATAAAGTTGGAATGTCGAGAAACGAAAAAGGTCTAAAAGAAGCAATCGAAGAAATCAAAACGCTGAGAGAAGAATTCTGGAAAAATGTCAATGTTGTCGGTAAAAACGAAGATGTCAATCAATGCCTGGAAAGAGCGGGCAGAGTGGCAGATTATCTCGAACTCGGCGAATTGATGGCTCGCGACGCATTGAATCGAAATGAATCTTGCGGAGCTCACTTCAGGGAAGAATATCAAACCGAAGAAGGCGAAGCGCTCAGAAACGACGAGGAATATGCTTATGTAGCTGCCTGGGTTTTCAAGGAATTGGGAGATTGGGAACTTGTAAAAGAACCGCTCGAATTCGAAAATATTCAGTTAGCTACAAGAAGTTATAAATAA
- a CDS encoding succinate dehydrogenase cytochrome b subunit, which yields MGWIANALNSSIGKKFIMALTGVCLLLFLIIHLINNLTLYGGPELFNTVVKNLENIKPLVRVIELILALIFVFHIYDAIRVWYGNKKARPVNYKVNASSENSTLFSRTMIWSGSVIFIFLVIHLRTFWVSFNLGHPLAQSHNYYEIVVQAFSDPVYSLLYVAAIILLGFHLKHGFQSAFQTFGWNNNKYFPLIKKLGDIYTYIMVIGFASIPIYFLFFTEVTDGKIRFKSSGWSYRRKMD from the coding sequence ATGGGTTGGATCGCTAACGCACTCAATTCCTCTATCGGCAAAAAATTTATAATGGCTCTAACCGGAGTCTGCCTTTTACTCTTCCTGATTATTCACTTGATTAATAATCTGACGCTTTACGGCGGACCCGAGTTGTTTAACACGGTTGTTAAAAACCTGGAAAATATCAAGCCTCTGGTACGAGTAATCGAATTGATACTCGCTCTAATATTTGTCTTTCACATCTATGACGCGATTCGCGTATGGTACGGAAACAAAAAGGCGCGACCGGTTAATTATAAAGTCAATGCTTCTTCGGAAAACAGCACTCTGTTTTCCAGAACAATGATCTGGAGCGGAAGCGTTATTTTTATTTTCCTGGTAATTCATTTGCGAACTTTCTGGGTCTCGTTTAATTTGGGACACCCGCTGGCGCAATCTCATAATTATTATGAAATTGTTGTGCAGGCGTTTAGCGACCCGGTTTATTCCTTGCTTTACGTAGCGGCCATTATTTTACTCGGCTTTCATTTAAAGCACGGTTTCCAGAGCGCGTTTCAGACATTCGGCTGGAATAACAATAAATATTTCCCGTTGATCAAAAAACTGGGAGATATTTATACTTATATAATGGTTATCGGCTTTGCCTCGATTCCTATCTACTTTTTATTTTTTACGGAGGTAACTGATGGTAAAATTAGATTCAAAAGTTCCGGCTGGTCCTATCGAAGAAAAATGGACTAA